A region of Candidatus Aegiribacteria sp. DNA encodes the following proteins:
- a CDS encoding AbiV family abortive infection protein: MAKGLDQWKNTLKPHQIAEGMNAARANAQRLLDDADILLKSGSYPSALSLAILSIEESGKVSILRQLALARDGNEVKEAWKAYRSHTKKNASWTFPDFVAKGARKLEEFRGMFNDESEHQALLDHLKQIAFYTDCLGKAHWSQPSEVIDHDTAKEILSIAKLMLGKRVHTTKEIELWIKHIRPVWKGSMESMKNALHEWFKAMTQEGLYEEGKLPIEQFLGLD; this comes from the coding sequence GTGGCAAAAGGCTTGGATCAATGGAAAAACACCTTGAAACCCCATCAGATAGCAGAAGGAATGAATGCTGCTAGAGCCAACGCCCAAAGATTACTAGATGATGCTGATATTCTACTGAAGTCTGGCAGTTACCCTTCCGCTCTCTCATTAGCAATTCTATCAATCGAGGAATCCGGGAAGGTAAGTATTTTGCGCCAGCTTGCATTAGCAAGGGATGGGAACGAAGTTAAGGAAGCCTGGAAGGCTTATCGCTCGCATACTAAGAAAAATGCTTCTTGGACATTTCCTGATTTCGTTGCGAAAGGTGCTAGAAAGCTTGAAGAGTTTAGAGGAATGTTCAATGATGAATCAGAACATCAAGCTCTGCTGGATCATCTTAAGCAAATCGCTTTTTACACTGATTGCTTAGGCAAGGCTCATTGGTCCCAACCTTCAGAAGTTATTGATCACGATACAGCGAAAGAAATTCTGAGTATTGCTAAACTAATGTTAGGTAAAAGAGTGCATACTACTAAGGAAATAGAGCTATGGATAAAGCATATTCGGCCAGTTTGGAAAGGATCAATGGAATCTATGAAAAATGCCTTACACGAATGGTTTAAGGCTATGACCCAGGAAGGTCTATACGAGGAAGGTAAATTGCCCATAGAACAATTCTTGGGATTAGATTGA
- a CDS encoding integron integrase, which yields MEPSDEKAKLRFIEQLRKDGREDWQIEQAEDAVRIYLEFRKRSASSDNTVIIPDDILERVREGLRLKHYAYRTEKSYVQWVERYLKYLAGIDADASSSERVRNYLTYLAIDRKVSASTQNQAFSALLFMHRDVLGMELEGLRDTVRAKRGRKLPVVLSPAEVMKVLENSSGVSLLALQLLYGGGLRLMEVVRLRVKDIDFDNNLILVRDGKGGNDRTTLLAEAVKPDLILHLGHVRGIHEDDLASGAGDVWMPDALSRKYPSAGKEWGWQYVFPSRGLSPDPRSGTVRRHHLSPGSIQRAMKKAVMAAGLVKHASVHTLRHSFATHLLMDGVDLREIQEYLGHKSIETTMIYTHVIRNLRNPAVSPLDRLEIIHE from the coding sequence ATGGAACCGTCTGACGAGAAAGCGAAACTGAGGTTTATTGAGCAATTGCGGAAGGACGGACGGGAAGATTGGCAGATAGAGCAGGCAGAGGATGCTGTCAGGATATATCTTGAGTTTAGAAAAAGAAGTGCCAGTTCTGACAATACTGTCATTATACCAGATGATATTCTCGAGAGGGTTCGGGAAGGTCTGAGGTTGAAGCACTATGCATATCGTACTGAGAAAAGCTATGTGCAATGGGTAGAGAGATATCTTAAGTATCTCGCAGGTATTGATGCTGATGCCAGCAGCTCGGAGAGGGTCAGAAATTACCTGACATATCTTGCTATTGATAGGAAAGTAAGTGCATCTACGCAGAACCAGGCATTCAGTGCTCTTCTTTTCATGCACAGAGATGTTCTGGGAATGGAACTGGAAGGTCTCAGAGATACTGTCAGGGCTAAGCGTGGACGAAAGTTGCCTGTTGTTCTTTCTCCTGCGGAGGTGATGAAGGTTCTGGAAAATTCATCAGGTGTTTCTCTGCTTGCACTTCAATTACTCTACGGTGGCGGGCTGAGATTGATGGAGGTAGTTCGACTTCGCGTGAAGGATATCGATTTCGACAACAACCTGATACTCGTCCGGGACGGTAAGGGAGGAAATGACCGTACAACACTGCTTGCTGAAGCCGTGAAACCTGATTTGATTTTGCACCTGGGGCATGTTAGAGGAATTCATGAGGATGATCTTGCTTCCGGAGCCGGGGATGTATGGATGCCGGATGCTCTTTCTCGCAAATACCCATCAGCAGGGAAAGAATGGGGCTGGCAATATGTGTTTCCATCGAGAGGGCTTTCACCCGATCCGCGTTCAGGCACAGTTAGAAGACATCATCTGAGCCCTGGAAGTATTCAGAGGGCAATGAAGAAAGCTGTCATGGCTGCCGGGCTGGTGAAGCATGCCAGTGTTCATACACTTCGACACAGTTTCGCTACTCATCTTCTCATGGATGGAGTGGACCTTCGAGAGATACAGGAATACCTTGGTCATAAGAGCATCGAAACCACAATGATCTATACGCATGTGATCCGGAATCTTCGGAATCCTGCAGTGAGTCCATTGGACAGACTGGAGATAATTCATGAATAA
- a CDS encoding RNA-binding transcriptional accessory protein: MNNVYLGRISSEFGLNSNRVAAAVSLLQEGATVPFMARYRKEATGSMDEVTIAAIRDRLEQLLKLDNRREAILRSLKERELLTDELKKELDDAETLTTLEDIYLPFRPKRRTRATRAREKGLEPLAERILLQRGENPSEYGMDFIDPEKGVETVDDALAGAQDIIAEKLTEIPRTRESMRRYYWGKGVFKSRVRSGQEEEGSKFRDYFEWEESVGKCPSHRVLAMLRGEKLNVLSLKITVPEERAVEIVASNWIENPRSEEGLLIQEAVLDGYRRLLAKAMETETRLRSKESADDEAIAVFSENLRKLLLAAPLGSKAVIAIDPGFRTGCKVVCLDRQGVLQCNTTIFPFMSEEKKKQAGSTVLQLIKQYGVSFIAVGNGTAGRETEAFLAGLDFPGGVSVVSVNESGASIYSASKVAREEFPDHDITVRGAVSIGRRLQDPLAELVKIDPKSIGVGQYQHDVDSRKLHKALDDTVTSCVNNVGVDVNTASRQLLSYVSGLSSSVAGNLVKWRNENGPFSSRKQLMKVPRLGEAAYQQSAGFLRISGGKNPLDASAVHPESYSIVLRMADSLEAGVSELIESEELRHSIRLEDFITDDAGLPTLHDIMEELEKPGRDPREAFQFFKFADVHAMKDISKDMILPGIVTNVTNFGAFVDVGIHQDGLVHISQLADRYIRNPSEVVSVGDRVTVKVLDVDEKRKRISLSLRGVKD; this comes from the coding sequence ATGAATAACGTTTACCTGGGGAGGATATCTTCTGAATTTGGTTTGAACAGTAACAGGGTTGCTGCGGCTGTTTCATTGCTTCAGGAGGGAGCAACAGTGCCGTTCATGGCAAGGTATCGCAAGGAAGCAACCGGAAGTATGGATGAGGTTACGATAGCGGCTATCCGAGACCGGCTTGAACAGCTTCTGAAACTGGATAATAGAAGAGAGGCAATTCTCCGCTCCCTTAAAGAAAGGGAATTGCTTACGGATGAACTGAAGAAAGAACTTGATGATGCTGAAACACTCACAACGCTCGAAGATATTTATCTGCCTTTCCGTCCCAAAAGGCGTACACGGGCAACCAGAGCCCGTGAAAAGGGCCTGGAACCTCTCGCGGAAAGGATACTGCTTCAGAGAGGCGAGAATCCTTCCGAATACGGAATGGATTTCATTGATCCGGAAAAGGGTGTTGAAACCGTGGATGATGCTCTTGCAGGCGCACAGGATATTATCGCGGAAAAACTTACAGAGATTCCCCGGACGAGAGAATCCATGCGTCGATATTACTGGGGAAAGGGAGTTTTTAAAAGCCGCGTCAGATCAGGGCAGGAGGAAGAAGGATCCAAGTTCAGAGATTATTTCGAGTGGGAGGAGTCTGTCGGGAAATGTCCTTCGCATAGAGTACTGGCTATGCTCAGAGGGGAGAAGCTGAATGTACTTTCCCTGAAAATTACTGTACCGGAAGAAAGAGCAGTTGAAATCGTTGCATCGAACTGGATAGAAAATCCCAGGTCAGAAGAGGGTTTGCTGATTCAGGAGGCTGTTCTGGACGGATATCGCAGGCTTCTTGCGAAAGCGATGGAAACTGAAACAAGACTCAGGAGCAAAGAGTCAGCTGACGATGAAGCAATTGCTGTGTTCTCGGAGAATCTCAGAAAGCTCCTGCTGGCAGCACCGCTTGGATCTAAAGCTGTTATTGCGATTGATCCAGGGTTCCGGACCGGCTGTAAGGTCGTCTGTCTGGATAGACAGGGAGTTCTTCAGTGTAATACCACTATTTTTCCATTCATGTCAGAGGAAAAGAAAAAACAGGCAGGCAGCACTGTTCTTCAGCTGATTAAGCAATACGGTGTTTCATTCATTGCAGTTGGAAATGGCACTGCGGGCAGAGAGACCGAAGCGTTTCTTGCGGGGTTGGATTTTCCCGGTGGAGTCTCTGTTGTCTCGGTGAACGAAAGCGGAGCTTCGATATATTCCGCTTCCAAGGTTGCCAGAGAAGAATTCCCTGATCATGACATCACAGTAAGGGGTGCTGTTTCGATTGGCAGGCGTCTTCAGGATCCTCTTGCAGAACTGGTGAAAATAGATCCCAAATCGATAGGAGTCGGGCAGTATCAGCACGATGTGGACAGTCGCAAACTGCATAAAGCCCTTGATGATACTGTCACGAGTTGTGTGAACAATGTTGGTGTTGATGTAAATACCGCTAGTCGGCAGCTCCTTTCCTATGTATCGGGGCTTTCGTCCTCAGTAGCGGGTAATCTGGTTAAGTGGAGAAATGAAAACGGTCCCTTTTCATCCCGAAAGCAGCTGATGAAAGTTCCACGGCTTGGTGAAGCAGCTTATCAGCAGTCAGCTGGTTTCCTGAGGATTAGTGGTGGAAAGAATCCTCTTGATGCAAGCGCGGTTCATCCGGAAAGTTATTCGATCGTGCTTAGAATGGCAGATTCCCTTGAAGCAGGAGTGAGCGAACTGATTGAGTCTGAAGAACTGCGTCACTCAATCAGACTTGAAGATTTTATCACAGATGATGCAGGGTTGCCTACACTTCATGACATCATGGAAGAGCTTGAAAAACCCGGCAGAGATCCCCGCGAAGCTTTTCAGTTTTTTAAATTCGCCGATGTTCATGCTATGAAGGACATTTCGAAAGATATGATCCTTCCCGGGATTGTGACCAATGTTACGAATTTCGGTGCTTTTGTTGATGTGGGTATTCATCAGGATGGACTTGTACACATCAGCCAGCTGGCTGACAGGTATATCAGGAATCCCTCGGAAGTTGTTTCTGTGGGGGACAGAGTTACGGTTAAAGTGCTGGATGTGGATGAAAAGAGAAAACGGATATCCCTCTCACTGCGTGGAGTTAAGGACTGA
- the cdd gene encoding cytidine deaminase yields the protein MENDLVRLQEIAEELISSCYCPYSEFHVAAVIEDTGGKLHFGVNVENASFGLTICAERSALFKAVSEGIRDFRRILVYSPDGCPIPCGACRQVLAEFCREDLPITVVGPEETKTFTLAQLLPHRFELSP from the coding sequence ATGGAGAATGATCTGGTCAGGCTTCAGGAGATTGCTGAAGAACTGATCAGCTCCTGCTATTGTCCCTATTCGGAATTTCATGTTGCAGCGGTTATTGAGGACACAGGCGGTAAACTCCATTTCGGAGTTAATGTCGAAAACGCTTCGTTCGGGTTGACCATCTGCGCTGAACGGAGCGCTTTGTTCAAAGCTGTTTCAGAAGGAATCAGAGATTTCAGAAGAATCCTAGTCTACTCACCCGATGGCTGCCCTATTCCCTGCGGTGCATGCAGGCAGGTACTGGCGGAATTCTGCCGGGAGGATCTCCCGATTACAGTAGTTGGACCGGAAGAAACGAAAACCTTCACTCTTGCCCAGCTTCTCCCCCACCGCTTCGAACTCAGTCCTTAA
- a CDS encoding cyclic nucleotide-binding domain-containing protein, with translation MVSNFTEEHRGIFKTAYLFRNLEPAELELFIDKAEYAEWNANNIVIREDDPGEHLFLLLSGKVRITKRTYEGIEQILGILSTGDFFGEMVLLDHRSRSASVYSHTKIELARIPHSDISNILTDNPRIGLKVVRAFSEVLSLRLRNANDKLRSLPFIERTF, from the coding sequence ATGGTCAGCAACTTCACTGAAGAGCACAGGGGCATATTCAAAACAGCGTACTTATTTCGCAACCTGGAACCTGCTGAACTTGAACTATTCATCGATAAGGCAGAATACGCTGAGTGGAACGCCAACAACATAGTAATCCGCGAAGACGATCCTGGTGAGCATCTATTCCTTTTACTGTCAGGTAAAGTACGTATTACAAAAAGAACCTATGAAGGCATTGAGCAGATTCTTGGAATCCTGAGCACCGGTGATTTCTTTGGCGAAATGGTTCTTCTCGATCACCGAAGCAGAAGTGCTTCGGTTTATTCTCACACCAAGATCGAATTAGCCAGAATACCTCATTCCGACATTTCTAATATTCTCACAGACAATCCCAGGATAGGATTGAAAGTGGTGCGTGCTTTCTCCGAAGTTCTTTCACTCAGATTAAGAAACGCAAATGACAAACTGAGATCGCTGCCGTTCATCGAACGAACATTCTGA
- a CDS encoding NFACT family protein produces the protein MDGVFLSAQIPYLRNHILGSRCSKIGVPIPNGYGLVFGDNMLVLTARPDSPGLWWTAHREMTEPVSPVWSHHLEGGEVKEISQQGSDRMLCILFASGLLYGSKDVKLIFEATGRNANVILMRMSDNRILACHRRISSSKCRYRTVAPGQVYKPPPGSGLQPGSWCDSSILRNELSADGVTAETIYKSLEGVGPVTARALIRHASDTGLSVFESVKILEQALLNEDFSPWSGPEGPLPIQLGEGEPIENPLSGELTSRTISLKDDRIDLWTSILHRRRTKLQKRLSNIMNALETLVSPDTFRIWGNLLLSEKNNSRRGLKRILLTDWNGVEHDIPLKLSKSLVENAQRYFRKASNADIEVNNLNEHEIVITKEIITLDASLAEAPSLSIGELNTLLGDYQKKNRKKASRPREHTPFILTGGWRCFAGRNAKDNDEVTFMIGKRGDYWFHARGIPGAHVVLKLDGKVDNPSAEVILEAAVAAARGSGVSSGVVPVDYTRVQYVSRIRKGKPGQVIYKREKTIFVDLDRLPEKNKF, from the coding sequence TTGGACGGTGTTTTTCTCAGTGCGCAGATACCTTATTTAAGGAATCATATACTGGGCAGTCGCTGCAGCAAAATAGGTGTTCCCATACCGAACGGATATGGCCTTGTATTTGGCGATAACATGCTCGTACTGACAGCAAGACCGGATTCGCCAGGACTATGGTGGACCGCGCACAGAGAAATGACAGAACCCGTTTCCCCCGTATGGAGCCATCACCTTGAAGGAGGTGAAGTAAAGGAAATTTCTCAACAGGGATCAGATCGAATGCTGTGTATCCTTTTCGCAAGCGGTCTTCTCTATGGATCAAAGGATGTAAAGCTCATTTTTGAGGCAACGGGACGAAATGCCAATGTTATTCTCATGCGGATGTCTGATAACAGAATTCTTGCCTGCCACAGAAGAATATCATCCAGTAAATGCAGATACAGGACAGTAGCTCCAGGACAGGTTTACAAACCTCCTCCCGGCTCCGGACTTCAACCCGGATCGTGGTGCGATTCAAGTATTCTCAGAAATGAACTGTCAGCAGACGGAGTAACAGCTGAAACGATATACAAATCGCTGGAAGGCGTCGGCCCTGTAACAGCAAGAGCACTGATCAGACATGCCTCGGATACCGGACTTTCTGTTTTCGAATCAGTAAAAATACTGGAGCAGGCTCTTCTGAATGAGGATTTCAGTCCCTGGTCAGGTCCTGAGGGACCACTTCCAATTCAGCTTGGAGAAGGAGAACCAATTGAGAATCCCCTGTCCGGAGAGCTGACAAGCAGGACAATCAGTCTGAAGGATGACAGGATTGATCTATGGACATCAATTCTGCACAGAAGACGGACAAAACTGCAAAAAAGGCTATCGAACATCATGAATGCGCTGGAAACACTTGTTTCTCCTGATACGTTCAGAATCTGGGGAAATCTGCTTCTATCAGAAAAGAACAACTCAAGAAGGGGATTAAAGAGAATATTGCTAACGGATTGGAATGGAGTTGAACACGATATTCCGCTCAAACTATCGAAATCCCTCGTAGAGAACGCCCAGCGTTACTTCAGAAAAGCCTCCAATGCAGACATCGAGGTAAATAATCTGAATGAACATGAAATCGTGATAACAAAGGAGATAATTACACTGGATGCTTCCCTCGCCGAAGCACCGTCGCTTTCGATTGGCGAATTGAACACTCTCCTGGGAGACTATCAGAAGAAAAACAGAAAGAAAGCCAGCAGACCCAGGGAGCATACACCATTCATACTGACCGGCGGCTGGAGATGTTTCGCGGGGCGGAACGCAAAAGATAACGATGAGGTTACTTTCATGATCGGCAAGAGGGGAGATTACTGGTTTCACGCCAGGGGGATTCCAGGAGCGCATGTTGTTCTCAAGCTTGATGGAAAGGTGGACAACCCTTCGGCAGAGGTCATACTTGAAGCGGCAGTGGCGGCAGCAAGGGGGAGTGGAGTATCTTCGGGTGTAGTGCCTGTCGATTATACGAGGGTACAGTATGTCAGTCGTATAAGAAAAGGAAAACCGGGACAGGTGATCTATAAGAGAGAAAAGACCATTTTTGTTGATCTGGACAGGCTGCCAGAAAAAAACAAGTTTTGA